A portion of the Mesobacillus jeotgali genome contains these proteins:
- a CDS encoding response regulator: protein MYKVLIADDEKNIRLGIQAMINREYPEFATSIAGDGQEALETIMENEPDIVITDIKMPRLDGIQLIKELQQRKIQSSIVILSGYDDFTYAKEAIKHKVKDYLLKPVNRIELFKTLNMIIEEMEHRQKMTYQHMDEYRASQLNYILLNPNIQQEVVEDLYRKMKIESYPHGYYVGIIEADGDVEGEDFLGKINQLILPNNSTIPFLDKDGRVTIISADIELFTRLKEHLGRDRHLVFSIGISEKEQDLRELKKTYGQAATALKYHFLYPRRQIILFENVKGKPDVPLLPVDLINRISNMLGTERENEIKTNLRQVMDFDIIAHSNISYLENLNREINDTIFKGFFKRLGDESLVTFELLNKIDNIYNFDSFHEYFHALEDLLMRIHEYNKQMKSVYSEQKYMDRAIAYIRENYHKDLNLAVVANYISLNYSYFSHMFKEYIGQNFVDYLKMVRVENAKKLLKESDFKILEISEMVGYKNPKQFARVFREVEGISPKEYREMNG, encoded by the coding sequence GTGTATAAAGTCCTTATAGCTGATGATGAGAAAAATATTAGATTGGGCATACAGGCGATGATCAATAGAGAATATCCTGAGTTTGCAACCTCTATTGCAGGTGATGGCCAGGAAGCCCTTGAAACCATAATGGAAAATGAACCCGATATAGTCATCACTGATATTAAAATGCCGAGGCTGGATGGTATCCAGTTAATCAAGGAACTTCAACAACGGAAAATCCAATCGTCAATAGTAATCCTTAGCGGATATGATGACTTTACGTATGCCAAGGAAGCGATCAAACATAAGGTAAAGGATTACTTGCTTAAGCCTGTCAACAGAATAGAGTTATTCAAAACCTTGAATATGATCATAGAAGAAATGGAACATAGGCAGAAAATGACCTACCAGCACATGGATGAATACCGTGCCAGTCAACTGAATTACATTTTGCTAAATCCTAATATTCAACAAGAAGTTGTGGAAGATCTTTATAGGAAAATGAAAATTGAATCCTATCCTCATGGTTATTATGTAGGGATCATTGAGGCGGATGGGGATGTAGAAGGAGAGGATTTTCTCGGTAAAATTAATCAGCTGATTCTGCCAAATAACTCCACTATCCCATTTCTTGATAAAGATGGTCGAGTAACAATTATTTCAGCAGACATTGAATTATTTACCCGATTGAAAGAACACCTTGGCAGAGACAGGCATCTGGTTTTTAGCATAGGAATCAGTGAAAAGGAACAGGACTTAAGGGAATTGAAAAAGACATATGGTCAGGCAGCCACGGCCTTAAAGTATCATTTCCTTTATCCGCGCAGACAGATTATTTTATTTGAAAATGTTAAGGGAAAACCGGATGTCCCATTACTGCCGGTCGACTTGATCAATAGGATTTCTAATATGCTGGGAACTGAACGGGAAAATGAAATCAAGACCAACCTGAGACAAGTCATGGACTTCGATATCATCGCGCATAGCAATATCAGTTATCTTGAAAACCTTAACAGGGAAATAAATGATACGATTTTCAAAGGCTTCTTTAAACGCTTGGGAGACGAATCGCTTGTGACGTTTGAGCTGTTGAATAAAATAGATAATATATATAACTTTGATAGCTTCCATGAATATTTCCATGCCCTTGAAGATCTGCTGATGAGAATCCACGAATATAATAAGCAAATGAAGTCCGTCTATTCAGAGCAAAAATATATGGACCGGGCCATAGCTTATATTAGGGAGAATTACCATAAGGATTTGAATTTAGCAGTCGTCGCCAACTACATTTCTTTGAATTATTCCTATTTCAGTCATATGTTCAAGGAGTATATCGGACAAAACTTCGTGGACTATTTGAAAATGGTCAGAGTGGAGAATGCAAAAAAGCTGCTGAAGGAAAGCGATTTTAAGATACTGGAAATCAGTGAGATGGTAGGCTACAAAAACCCTAAGCAATTTGCCAGGGTGTTCCGCGAAGTAGAAGGAATATCGCCAAAAGAATATCGGGAAATGAATGGATGA
- a CDS encoding glycoside hydrolase family 16 protein: MEQKNQSELNKEMMALSKTDAKWSLVWEETFDLPDIDESKWNFVEAGTGFGNEESQFYTRRKENARIENGMLVIEARKEKYNGMDYTSAKLTTRGKGAWTYGRFSIRAKLPEGQGIWPAIWMMPEDMELYTGWPACGEIDIMEQIGHQPGTVYGTLHYGMPHTYTGENYTLPGNRKFSDDFHVFTLDWEPGEFRWYVDDVLYARQTEWFSKARESEKQQPGFAPFDRDFYMQLNLAVGGKWPGYPDGTTQFPQQMTVDCIKVYKREE; encoded by the coding sequence GTGGAGCAAAAAAATCAGAGCGAATTAAATAAAGAAATGATGGCGCTTTCAAAAACTGATGCAAAGTGGAGCCTTGTCTGGGAAGAGACCTTTGATCTTCCTGATATAGATGAAAGTAAGTGGAATTTCGTTGAAGCTGGAACGGGGTTTGGGAATGAAGAGTCCCAGTTCTATACAAGACGGAAAGAAAATGCTCGGATTGAAAATGGCATGCTGGTCATTGAGGCGAGGAAGGAAAAGTATAACGGGATGGATTATACATCCGCCAAATTGACGACCAGAGGCAAGGGAGCCTGGACATACGGGCGATTTTCAATTCGGGCGAAGTTGCCGGAAGGTCAGGGTATCTGGCCTGCCATCTGGATGATGCCAGAGGATATGGAATTGTATACGGGATGGCCTGCCTGCGGGGAAATCGACATAATGGAGCAGATTGGCCACCAGCCAGGTACGGTCTATGGAACTCTTCACTATGGAATGCCTCACACATATACAGGAGAAAACTATACGCTTCCAGGAAACAGGAAGTTCTCGGATGATTTCCATGTTTTCACCCTTGATTGGGAACCTGGAGAGTTCAGATGGTATGTGGACGATGTCCTATATGCAAGGCAAACTGAATGGTTCAGCAAGGCCAGGGAATCAGAGAAACAGCAGCCTGGATTTGCCCCGTTTGACCGCGATTTCTACATGCAGCTTAACCTTGCTGTTGGGGGAAAGTGGCCTGGATATCCTGATGGAACAACACAGTTTCCTCAGCAAATGACAGTTGATTGCATCAAAGTATACAAAAGAGAAGAATAA
- a CDS encoding GH1 family beta-glucosidase, producing the protein MINFSKDFIFGTATSSYQIEGAYQEDGRSLSIWDTFSRTPGKVFNMDNGDVACDHYHLYEKDIEILKTLGVDSYRFSIAWPRIFPEQGKYNEAGMDFYKKLITLLNENGIKPAVTLYHWDLPMWAHEKGGWTNRESVNWFLEYAEKCFEELDEHVEMWITHNEPWCAGFLGYHQGVHAPGHTNMEEAVKAVHHMLLSHGEAVSLLKGKFASKTPIGITLNLSPMYPASNSANDQLAANNADGYTNRWFLDPVLKGSYPPDMMNLFSKYVHSFDFIQEGDLEKISVECDFFGINYYNRSLVEFNSASDFLFKSAYSDYPKTGMGWDISPAEFKELIHRLRKEYTNLPIYITENGSAFDDHVSEDHRVHDSERQDYVEKHIRAVAELNEEGMNIAGYYLWSLLDNFEWAFGYDKRFGITYVDFETQERILKDSGHRYAEIIRNRSI; encoded by the coding sequence ATGATCAATTTTTCTAAGGATTTTATTTTTGGTACAGCAACATCCTCCTATCAAATTGAAGGAGCCTATCAGGAAGATGGCAGAAGCCTTTCTATATGGGACACGTTTTCCAGGACACCAGGAAAGGTCTTCAATATGGATAACGGAGATGTCGCCTGTGACCATTATCACTTATATGAAAAGGATATAGAGATTTTAAAGACACTTGGTGTGGATTCCTACCGCTTCTCGATTGCCTGGCCAAGGATTTTCCCGGAGCAGGGCAAATATAACGAAGCTGGAATGGACTTTTACAAAAAGCTTATTACACTCTTGAATGAAAATGGCATTAAGCCTGCTGTTACGCTTTACCACTGGGATTTGCCAATGTGGGCCCATGAAAAAGGCGGCTGGACAAACAGGGAATCCGTCAATTGGTTCCTAGAGTATGCTGAGAAATGTTTTGAAGAACTTGATGAGCATGTAGAAATGTGGATTACCCATAATGAACCGTGGTGCGCAGGTTTCCTTGGTTACCATCAGGGAGTCCATGCTCCAGGACATACCAATATGGAAGAGGCGGTGAAGGCAGTCCATCATATGCTTCTGTCCCATGGAGAAGCTGTTTCCCTGCTCAAAGGAAAGTTTGCTTCGAAAACTCCAATCGGGATTACGCTGAACCTGTCACCGATGTACCCGGCAAGCAATTCTGCCAATGATCAGCTCGCTGCCAATAATGCCGATGGCTACACGAACAGATGGTTCCTGGATCCAGTGCTAAAAGGATCATACCCACCGGATATGATGAACCTTTTCTCCAAATATGTTCACTCCTTCGACTTCATTCAGGAGGGCGACTTGGAGAAGATTTCGGTGGAATGTGATTTCTTTGGAATCAACTATTATAATCGCAGTCTTGTTGAATTTAACTCAGCTTCGGACTTCCTGTTCAAGAGTGCATACTCGGATTATCCAAAGACCGGAATGGGATGGGATATATCGCCTGCAGAGTTTAAAGAACTGATTCACCGCTTGCGAAAGGAGTATACGAATCTGCCCATCTATATAACTGAAAATGGCTCGGCTTTCGATGACCATGTGTCAGAGGACCACCGTGTCCATGATTCCGAGAGACAGGACTATGTTGAAAAGCATATTCGTGCGGTTGCCGAGCTTAATGAAGAGGGCATGAACATCGCCGGATATTATCTTTGGTCATTACTCGATAATTTTGAATGGGCATTTGGCTACGACAAACGTTTTGGGATTACTTATGTCGATTTCGAAACGCAGGAAAGAATCCTTAAAGATAGCGGTCACCGTTATGCAGAAATTATCAGGAACCGTTCAATTTAA
- a CDS encoding cellobiose phosphorylase: protein MERYRFDENQYFVIQEFEQAKTFSSFLPGLAGLYGIPMWAFYVNRGQGIVSFGVQDKNHAITEFFPANQAYQRVAANGFRTFIKLNGNTVFEPFSSYGSKKDRNRTMYIKENEMKLEEINHQYGVKTVVTYYTLPNENFGALARKVEVENLSEEPTEMELLDGLPGIIPFGIDDAAYKAVGNTLKSWMDVFNLENGIPYYRVRSSTNDSAEVEEVSKGHFYLSFDNEGQLIKPIVDADLIFGSNSSLSYPDEFEKMSIPELLAAEPVTSNKVPCGFSGIGSVLEPGRKLSLHTLIGHTKDIQIINEKAADIRAVGYFERKYEEAQSLVTEITKDVATKTASPLFDAYVNQSYLDNVLRGGFPIELETDDSAFTYYVFSRKHGDLERDYNFFSLAPEYFSQGNGNFRDVNQNRRNDVFFHPETGDYNIKLFMSLIQADGYNPLVVKGASFELKDHSDWRWLDELVPVQKDADFIKKKLSGTYTPGDLLQTISDSDIQLSSSLPDFLKKVLSRSSQNIEAEFGEGYWMDHWTYNLDLIENYLKVYPENKAQLLFNDFGYKYFHSPVFVNPRSEKYVLANGKVRQYDAITEFGHQQGSDWVRRQDGEFFTSNLYSKLFSLALLKFSTLDPYGMGVEMEANKPGWNDSMNGLPGIFGSAMSETLELKRLLEFVIASGEAAELDITLPAEVADLAETVVEFLNQFENGELDDYSYWNHTAAAREKYRELVKNGFEGTEKNIELQKLTAYAKQMLLKTKAGIDKATELGNGLIPTYFSFEAVDWEKIVDDSGNEKLNKKGLPLVKVNSFEVSVLPHFLEGPARALKTADPETARSTYQHVRNSEIYDSKLKMYKTSGSLEDQTFDIGRARAFTPGWLERESIFMHMEFKYLLSVLKSGLYEEFYEDINYAMPPFMDAEVYGRSVLENSSFIASSVNPDSSLHGQGFVARLSGTTAEFLSIWQLMMMGKKLFDVNKEGLILKLEPILPSWLFDSEGKVHFTMLGKIQVTYHNPSRRNTFGDDGAKTSRYVLHMNGEEVEIHGGHLQESYAQAVRDGKVSRMDVYLD from the coding sequence ATGGAAAGATACCGCTTTGATGAAAATCAATATTTTGTAATACAGGAATTCGAACAGGCAAAAACATTCTCAAGCTTCCTTCCTGGCCTGGCAGGGTTATACGGTATACCAATGTGGGCGTTCTATGTCAATCGCGGGCAGGGAATCGTCAGCTTTGGTGTGCAGGATAAAAATCATGCTATAACTGAATTTTTTCCCGCAAACCAGGCGTATCAAAGGGTAGCAGCTAATGGTTTCCGCACATTCATCAAGCTGAATGGAAATACCGTTTTCGAGCCATTCTCTTCGTACGGCAGCAAAAAAGACCGGAACAGAACGATGTATATAAAAGAAAATGAAATGAAGCTGGAAGAAATCAACCATCAATATGGAGTAAAAACAGTTGTAACGTACTATACGCTTCCAAATGAGAACTTTGGCGCTCTGGCAAGGAAGGTGGAAGTCGAGAACCTTTCAGAGGAACCGACTGAAATGGAGCTGCTTGATGGGCTTCCTGGGATCATCCCGTTCGGAATTGATGACGCTGCCTATAAAGCAGTCGGGAATACGCTTAAAAGCTGGATGGATGTATTCAATCTTGAAAATGGAATTCCATACTACCGAGTCCGCTCATCAACGAATGATTCGGCTGAAGTGGAAGAGGTCTCAAAGGGACATTTTTATTTAAGCTTTGATAATGAAGGTCAGCTGATCAAACCAATCGTGGATGCGGACTTGATTTTTGGTTCGAACAGTTCCTTGTCTTATCCTGATGAGTTTGAAAAAATGTCTATCCCAGAGTTATTAGCAGCTGAACCTGTAACTTCGAATAAGGTTCCTTGCGGTTTTTCCGGAATAGGCAGTGTGCTTGAACCGGGTCGGAAACTAAGCTTACATACACTGATCGGCCATACGAAGGATATTCAAATCATCAATGAAAAAGCAGCTGACATTAGAGCTGTCGGATATTTCGAAAGGAAATACGAAGAAGCGCAGAGCCTTGTTACGGAGATTACGAAGGATGTTGCAACAAAGACAGCGTCACCGCTGTTCGATGCCTATGTAAACCAGAGCTATCTTGACAATGTGCTGCGCGGCGGCTTTCCAATTGAATTGGAGACGGATGATTCAGCCTTTACTTATTATGTTTTTTCCCGAAAGCACGGAGACCTTGAGCGGGATTACAACTTTTTCTCCCTTGCTCCTGAATACTTCTCGCAGGGGAACGGCAACTTCCGTGATGTGAACCAGAACCGCAGGAATGATGTGTTTTTCCATCCTGAGACAGGAGACTACAATATCAAGCTGTTCATGAGCCTGATCCAGGCGGACGGCTATAACCCGCTCGTTGTAAAGGGAGCAAGCTTTGAACTAAAAGATCACTCTGATTGGAGATGGCTGGATGAGTTGGTCCCGGTCCAAAAGGATGCGGATTTCATTAAAAAGAAACTGAGTGGAACCTATACACCCGGCGATTTGCTTCAAACGATATCGGACAGTGACATTCAGCTTTCCTCATCACTTCCGGATTTCCTGAAAAAAGTTCTTTCACGGAGCTCCCAGAACATTGAAGCGGAGTTTGGAGAAGGTTACTGGATGGACCACTGGACTTACAATCTCGACCTGATCGAAAACTATTTGAAGGTATATCCGGAAAATAAAGCGCAGCTATTATTTAATGATTTTGGCTACAAATACTTCCACAGTCCTGTGTTTGTGAATCCGCGTTCTGAAAAATATGTCCTGGCTAATGGCAAGGTCCGCCAATACGATGCGATCACTGAATTTGGTCACCAGCAAGGTTCAGATTGGGTGAGGAGACAGGACGGTGAGTTCTTTACATCCAATCTTTACAGCAAACTGTTTTCACTGGCATTGCTGAAATTTTCTACATTGGATCCTTATGGTATGGGTGTGGAAATGGAAGCAAATAAGCCAGGCTGGAATGATTCCATGAATGGCCTGCCGGGAATATTCGGTTCAGCTATGAGTGAGACATTAGAGCTGAAGCGCCTGCTTGAATTCGTCATTGCTTCAGGAGAGGCTGCTGAACTGGATATTACTCTTCCTGCAGAAGTCGCCGATCTGGCTGAGACAGTTGTGGAGTTCCTGAATCAATTTGAAAATGGCGAACTCGATGATTACAGCTACTGGAACCATACAGCGGCTGCCCGTGAAAAATACCGCGAGTTAGTGAAAAACGGCTTTGAAGGTACGGAAAAGAATATTGAGTTACAAAAGCTTACTGCCTATGCTAAGCAAATGCTTCTTAAAACCAAAGCGGGAATTGACAAGGCAACAGAGCTTGGCAATGGGCTGATTCCAACTTATTTCTCTTTCGAAGCAGTTGACTGGGAAAAAATCGTCGATGACAGCGGAAATGAAAAACTGAATAAAAAGGGCTTGCCTTTAGTCAAGGTCAATAGCTTTGAAGTTTCTGTTCTTCCGCATTTCCTTGAAGGTCCGGCAAGGGCATTGAAGACTGCTGATCCAGAAACAGCTAGGTCGACATATCAGCATGTAAGAAACTCGGAAATTTACGACAGCAAGCTGAAAATGTACAAAACTTCCGGATCTCTTGAAGACCAAACCTTTGATATCGGCCGAGCGAGGGCATTCACTCCAGGATGGCTTGAGCGGGAATCCATCTTCATGCATATGGAATTCAAGTATTTGCTCAGTGTTCTGAAGTCGGGATTGTATGAAGAGTTCTATGAAGATATCAACTATGCAATGCCGCCATTCATGGATGCAGAAGTGTACGGAAGAAGTGTACTGGAGAATTCATCCTTCATTGCAAGCAGCGTGAACCCTGATTCCAGCCTCCATGGACAAGGTTTTGTCGCGAGGCTGAGTGGAACAACGGCAGAATTCTTAAGCATCTGGCAGTTGATGATGATGGGGAAAAAGCTTTTTGACGTAAATAAAGAAGGGTTGATACTGAAGCTTGAGCCGATTCTTCCTTCATGGCTTTTCGATTCTGAGGGAAAGGTGCATTTTACAATGCTGGGCAAGATACAGGTAACCTATCATAATCCATCAAGGAGAAATACTTTTGGAGACGATGGGGCAAAGACATCAAGGTATGTGCTCCATATGAATGGCGAAGAGGTTGAGATTCATGGCGGGCATCTGCAAGAATCCTATGCACAAGCTGTCAGGGATGGAAAAGTATCAAGGATGGATGTTTACCTAGATTAA
- a CDS encoding glycoside hydrolase family 30 protein, which translates to MELKMIQSAKNTGERFADKGNISVIDEPVQDFVLKLDPEKRYQSFMGFGGAFTEAAAYTLAQIPREERAKVINSYFNQETGLGYSLGRTHIHSCDFALENYTYVEENDTELKTFSIERENKYVLPLIKDAVKARGEGLTILSSPWSPPAWMKTNNEMNNGGKLKPEFYDTWALYYTKYIKAMESEGIPIWGITVQNEPEATQVWDSCRYSAEEERDFVKKHLGPLMEREGLDDKKIIIWDHNRDIAYERAKTILEDSEAAKYIWGTGLHWYVSEEFENLSRIHDDFPEKHLIFTEGCIEGGVQLGAWHTGERYARNIMGDINNWLEGWIDWNIVLNAQGGPNHVGNYCDAPVIVDTKTGEVHYNSSFYYIGHFSKYIKPNAVRIGHELNHESLKAVSFQNEDGSIVAVVMNDADTTESFSLSVVGKTAKADLPDHSITTFIIEN; encoded by the coding sequence ATGGAATTAAAGATGATCCAGAGTGCTAAAAATACCGGAGAGCGCTTTGCTGACAAGGGTAATATTTCTGTTATAGATGAGCCTGTCCAAGATTTTGTGCTGAAGCTTGATCCAGAAAAGAGATATCAAAGCTTCATGGGATTCGGCGGTGCTTTTACAGAAGCAGCTGCTTACACTCTGGCACAAATCCCCAGGGAAGAACGGGCAAAAGTAATCAACAGCTATTTTAACCAGGAGACAGGTCTTGGTTACAGCCTGGGCAGGACCCATATCCATAGCTGCGATTTTGCTTTGGAGAATTACACCTATGTAGAAGAGAATGACACGGAACTTAAAACCTTTTCAATAGAGCGTGAAAATAAATATGTACTGCCGCTTATCAAGGATGCTGTAAAGGCCAGGGGGGAGGGGCTGACAATCCTTTCTTCTCCCTGGAGCCCTCCAGCCTGGATGAAGACGAATAATGAAATGAACAATGGCGGGAAGCTGAAGCCTGAATTTTACGATACATGGGCTTTGTATTACACGAAATACATCAAGGCCATGGAATCAGAAGGAATCCCGATTTGGGGAATCACTGTTCAAAATGAGCCGGAGGCAACTCAAGTGTGGGATTCCTGCAGATATAGTGCAGAAGAAGAACGCGACTTCGTAAAAAAACATTTGGGACCTTTGATGGAGCGTGAAGGCCTGGATGATAAGAAAATCATCATCTGGGATCATAACAGGGATATCGCTTATGAAAGGGCAAAGACTATTTTGGAAGATTCCGAGGCTGCAAAGTATATTTGGGGCACAGGTCTGCACTGGTATGTTTCGGAAGAATTCGAGAATCTGAGCAGAATTCATGATGACTTCCCTGAGAAGCACCTGATTTTCACAGAAGGCTGCATTGAAGGAGGAGTCCAGCTTGGTGCCTGGCATACAGGAGAACGGTACGCACGGAACATCATGGGCGATATCAATAATTGGCTTGAAGGCTGGATTGACTGGAATATCGTCCTTAACGCACAGGGCGGGCCGAACCATGTCGGCAATTATTGCGATGCACCGGTCATCGTCGATACCAAAACCGGAGAGGTTCACTATAACAGCTCCTTTTATTATATTGGACACTTCAGCAAATACATTAAGCCGAACGCTGTTAGAATCGGACATGAACTAAACCATGAATCTTTAAAAGCAGTATCCTTCCAAAATGAGGATGGCTCCATTGTCGCGGTCGTCATGAATGATGCAGACACCACAGAGTCATTCTCACTTTCGGTCGTAGGCAAGACTGCCAAAGCTGATCTGCCCGATCATTCGATTACAACATTCATTATAGAAAATTAA